In one Chitinophaga sancti genomic region, the following are encoded:
- a CDS encoding 1-aminocyclopropane-1-carboxylate deaminase/D-cysteine desulfhydrase, whose amino-acid sequence MFDYNNIRLQYISPTWLPGTIQAAMLRLDLLHGAVSGNKWFKLQCNVAAAKAQGREHIVTFGGAYSNHLAATAAACQLLGIRCTAVVRGAAAPELSHTLQLAQQQGMRLHFVTREAYRDKETTDWTSLFPNAYIVPEGGHNAAGAKGCEEILPLKDCSAFTHILCAVGTGTTLAGLINSAQPQQQLKGYVVLKGASYLEHEVRSLLLRDQSPQWELVHEHHGGGYAKVKPELIAFMNQFYEETQIPLDIVYTGKLVQGFKKDLESGVFPPGSRVLLIHSGGLQGNLSLKPGELSY is encoded by the coding sequence ATGTTTGATTATAACAATATCCGGTTACAATATATCTCTCCAACATGGCTGCCCGGTACAATACAGGCAGCCATGTTGCGTTTAGACCTTTTACATGGCGCTGTATCCGGCAATAAATGGTTCAAGCTGCAATGTAATGTTGCGGCCGCCAAAGCACAGGGCAGGGAGCATATCGTCACCTTTGGAGGCGCATATTCCAACCACCTGGCAGCCACAGCTGCGGCTTGCCAGTTATTGGGAATACGTTGTACAGCGGTAGTAAGAGGAGCTGCTGCGCCGGAATTAAGCCATACACTACAGCTGGCACAGCAGCAGGGTATGCGGCTGCATTTTGTAACGAGAGAGGCTTACAGGGATAAGGAAACTACAGACTGGACGAGCCTGTTTCCAAATGCGTATATCGTTCCTGAAGGAGGGCATAATGCAGCAGGTGCAAAGGGATGTGAAGAGATCCTGCCTCTTAAAGATTGTTCGGCTTTTACACACATTCTATGTGCGGTAGGAACCGGCACTACGCTGGCTGGATTGATTAATAGTGCGCAGCCACAGCAGCAGCTGAAAGGGTATGTGGTTTTAAAAGGGGCATCCTACCTGGAACATGAAGTGCGCAGCCTTTTGTTAAGAGATCAATCCCCACAATGGGAACTCGTTCATGAGCACCATGGCGGTGGTTATGCAAAGGTGAAACCGGAATTGATCGCCTTCATGAATCAGTTCTACGAGGAGACGCAGATCCCCCTGGATATCGTGTATACAGGCAAGCTGGTACAGGGATTTAAAAAGGACCTGGAATCTGGTGTATTCCCGCCGGGAAGCCGGGTTTTACTGATCCATTCAGGAGGATTACAGGGGAATCTTTCACTCAAACCAGGAGAATTAAGCTATTAA
- a CDS encoding family 20 glycosylhydrolase: MKKLILSTLSALLCLYGTAQKKTADIMIIPEPKSLQSVPGSFVLNENALIHYEGAAAKTTAGLLNAFLQSVYGFRVETSDKPVPKVKSTAVIDIRETGGAPEAYTLFVNNGTIALKGDAAGLFYGLQTLQQLLPAEKNAAIHIPGVEISDAPRFAYRGLMLDVARHFYPPDYVKKFIDVMAQYKFNRFHWHLTEDQGWRIEIKKYPQLTKISSQRKETVVGHAARSNTYDGKPYGGYYTQNEIRDIVKYAAERHITIIPEIEMPGHSQAVLAAFPSFGYGKQYETMTTFGISKEVLNPANDSVFTFLQDVLTEVMELFPGRYIHIGGDECPKDRWKESPQVQALMQQLGLKDEHALQSYFIQRVEKFVNSKGRSIIGWDEILEGGLAPNATVMSWRGEAGGIAAAKEKHDVIMSPNTYLYLDYYQSPQATEPGRIGNYLSLNTVYNYEPLPPSLNAEEQQYIKGVQANIWTEYMPDQTYVDYMAWPRALALSEIAWSPVAKRSWSRFQKKAPTALAAIDKQGVHFRIPEPAQLKDTLIATASTSVTLTPGVKGAAIYYTIDGRGPDTNSKQYTQPFTINIPDNGTVVLQYIEVTPGGRKSNVYSTTYTRKPYREAVSVKPANNGLRFSAVYKNLPKTAKELPEKGDSSGTVAWLDVRPFLASKKDFGITYTGYVKVDADGMYTFNLLSDDGAVLYIDDEVVADNDGIHSTTEKVGVIGLKKGYHKIKIQYFNTGEIGWINVLLSKGGQALILRNSLFN, from the coding sequence ATGAAAAAACTAATCCTGTCAACTCTATCAGCCCTGCTGTGCCTCTATGGCACCGCTCAGAAGAAAACAGCTGACATCATGATCATCCCGGAACCAAAGTCACTGCAAAGTGTGCCGGGTAGTTTTGTGCTGAATGAAAATGCCCTCATTCATTATGAAGGTGCTGCAGCTAAAACCACGGCCGGTTTACTCAATGCATTTCTGCAAAGCGTATATGGGTTCAGGGTAGAAACTTCAGACAAGCCTGTGCCTAAGGTAAAATCCACCGCCGTGATAGATATCAGGGAAACGGGCGGTGCACCAGAGGCATATACATTGTTTGTAAACAATGGTACCATTGCGCTGAAAGGTGATGCAGCAGGCCTCTTCTACGGCTTACAAACTTTGCAGCAATTACTGCCGGCAGAAAAAAATGCCGCCATCCATATACCTGGTGTGGAAATATCCGACGCCCCCCGCTTTGCTTATCGCGGGTTAATGCTGGATGTAGCCCGCCATTTCTATCCTCCTGATTATGTAAAAAAGTTCATCGATGTGATGGCGCAGTATAAATTTAACCGCTTCCACTGGCACCTCACAGAAGATCAGGGCTGGCGTATAGAAATCAAAAAATATCCGCAGCTCACAAAGATCTCCTCCCAGCGTAAAGAAACCGTAGTAGGCCATGCTGCCCGCAGCAATACTTATGATGGTAAACCATACGGAGGATATTATACACAAAATGAAATCAGGGATATCGTAAAATACGCTGCTGAAAGACATATCACCATCATTCCTGAAATAGAAATGCCAGGTCACTCACAGGCAGTACTGGCGGCATTTCCCAGCTTTGGTTATGGCAAACAATACGAAACAATGACCACCTTTGGGATCTCAAAAGAAGTACTGAATCCTGCCAATGATTCTGTATTTACTTTTCTCCAGGATGTACTTACTGAAGTAATGGAACTCTTCCCGGGCAGGTATATCCACATAGGCGGCGACGAGTGCCCGAAAGATCGCTGGAAAGAATCACCACAGGTACAGGCACTGATGCAGCAACTGGGGCTGAAAGATGAACATGCTTTGCAGAGTTATTTCATACAGCGTGTGGAAAAGTTTGTGAACAGCAAAGGCCGCAGCATCATTGGCTGGGATGAGATCCTGGAAGGTGGCCTGGCACCTAATGCAACCGTGATGAGCTGGCGCGGGGAAGCAGGTGGTATTGCTGCTGCAAAGGAAAAACATGATGTGATCATGTCTCCTAATACTTATCTCTACCTCGATTATTACCAAAGCCCGCAAGCTACCGAACCTGGTAGAATCGGTAATTATCTTTCACTGAATACCGTGTATAATTACGAGCCCTTACCACCTTCCCTGAATGCGGAAGAGCAACAATACATCAAAGGTGTACAGGCGAATATCTGGACAGAATATATGCCTGATCAGACTTATGTAGATTACATGGCATGGCCGCGGGCACTGGCTTTGTCAGAGATCGCCTGGTCTCCTGTTGCAAAGCGCAGCTGGAGCCGCTTCCAGAAGAAAGCACCCACTGCATTAGCAGCGATCGATAAACAAGGGGTGCACTTCAGAATACCGGAACCTGCACAATTAAAAGATACCCTGATCGCAACTGCCAGCACAAGCGTCACACTCACGCCGGGGGTAAAAGGTGCTGCCATTTATTACACCATCGATGGCAGGGGACCGGATACTAACAGTAAACAATATACGCAGCCATTCACTATCAATATTCCGGACAATGGAACAGTGGTGTTACAATATATAGAAGTGACGCCCGGCGGCCGTAAGAGTAATGTATACAGCACTACATATACCCGTAAACCATACAGGGAAGCAGTAAGTGTAAAACCTGCGAACAATGGATTACGTTTCTCTGCCGTGTATAAGAACCTACCTAAAACAGCCAAAGAACTGCCGGAAAAAGGTGATAGTTCAGGTACAGTGGCCTGGCTGGATGTACGTCCTTTCCTTGCTTCAAAGAAAGACTTTGGTATCACTTATACAGGCTATGTAAAAGTAGATGCAGATGGCATGTATACCTTCAACCTGCTCTCTGACGATGGTGCTGTATTATACATCGATGATGAAGTAGTAGCAGATAATGATGGCATACATAGTACAACAGAAAAAGTAGGCGTGATCGGGCTGAAAAAGGGCTACCACAAAATTAAAATACAATATTTCAACACCGGCGAAATTGGATGGATAAATGTATTGTTGTCAAAAGGCGGACAAGCATTAATTTTGCGCAATAGCCTGTTCAATTGA
- a CDS encoding nucleotidyltransferase family protein produces the protein MKPTLLILAAGMASRYGSLKQIQQFGPSGETIIDYSIYDAIRAGFGKIVFIIRKDFEAEFREIFEPKLKGRVETDYVYQEMDAFLGGYPVPADRTKPWGTAHAVLCAKNAISEPFAVINADDFYGKDSFAKMAKFLENSCKPDVYSVVGYQLSKTISEHGSVSRGVCAADGNGNLAEINERTKVYKDGDRIVYENADGSKHELAPETPVSMNFWGFHQNVFDMSQELFKEFLEKDGDKPKSEFFIPIVVDNFIRKKLGVVNVLPTAAQWFGVTYKEDAPGVQASLSALVESGEYPTSLWK, from the coding sequence ATGAAACCCACTTTGTTGATTCTGGCAGCCGGTATGGCGAGCCGTTATGGTAGTTTAAAACAAATACAGCAGTTTGGCCCTAGCGGTGAGACTATTATCGACTACTCTATCTACGACGCGATCAGAGCAGGTTTCGGTAAGATTGTGTTTATTATCCGCAAGGATTTTGAAGCGGAATTCAGGGAGATTTTTGAACCGAAACTGAAAGGACGCGTAGAAACTGATTATGTATATCAGGAGATGGACGCTTTCCTGGGTGGGTATCCTGTACCAGCGGATCGTACTAAGCCGTGGGGTACTGCACATGCAGTGTTGTGTGCTAAAAATGCAATCAGCGAACCATTTGCAGTGATCAACGCGGATGACTTTTATGGCAAAGATTCGTTCGCGAAAATGGCGAAGTTCCTGGAAAATTCCTGCAAACCCGATGTATACAGTGTAGTGGGTTATCAGCTGAGCAAGACCATTTCTGAGCATGGTTCCGTATCCCGTGGGGTATGCGCTGCCGATGGTAATGGTAACCTGGCTGAGATCAACGAGCGTACCAAGGTATATAAAGATGGTGACAGGATCGTGTATGAGAATGCTGATGGCAGCAAGCACGAACTGGCGCCTGAAACACCGGTATCCATGAACTTCTGGGGTTTCCACCAGAATGTATTCGATATGAGCCAGGAACTGTTTAAGGAATTCCTGGAGAAAGACGGGGATAAGCCTAAGTCTGAGTTCTTCATTCCAATTGTGGTGGACAACTTTATCCGGAAGAAACTGGGTGTCGTAAATGTACTGCCTACCGCTGCACAGTGGTTCGGTGTTACTTACAAGGAAGATGCTCCAGGCGTTCAGGCAAGTTTGTCAGCACTCGTGGAGTCAGGAGAATATCCTACCAGCTTATGGAAATAA
- a CDS encoding branched-chain amino acid transaminase has product MYSYYNENTIIYVDGEYVKASEAKIDLYGQSLHYGYAVFEGIRAYKTAAGEVKIFKAEEHFDRFRRSCELIHMPYNYSNEELIAACYKVLELNNMEEAYIRPLAYCPPNMTLKAASEMNVMICAWEWGAYLGEKLLKVMTSSYQRPNPKAFKIESKSAGLYINSILASQEAKSLGYDEALLLDLEGYVAEGPGANIFFEKDGKIVTPPPGAILPGITRATVIELCQELNIPLEQRLFTTEELKTADCAFFCGTAAEVIGIESLDGQTFAKPWATSLGKLLQQAYKARVLEKEFDRSSVKVA; this is encoded by the coding sequence ATGTATAGCTATTACAACGAGAACACCATCATTTACGTTGACGGGGAGTATGTTAAAGCCAGTGAGGCCAAAATCGACCTGTATGGTCAGTCATTACATTATGGATACGCCGTATTCGAAGGTATCAGAGCTTATAAAACTGCTGCAGGAGAAGTAAAGATCTTCAAGGCAGAGGAGCACTTCGATCGTTTCCGTCGCTCGTGTGAGTTAATTCACATGCCTTACAACTATTCCAACGAGGAGTTGATCGCCGCTTGTTACAAGGTGCTGGAGCTGAACAACATGGAGGAAGCTTACATTCGTCCGCTCGCTTATTGCCCGCCAAACATGACCCTGAAAGCTGCATCCGAAATGAACGTGATGATCTGCGCATGGGAATGGGGTGCTTACCTGGGTGAAAAGCTGCTGAAGGTGATGACCTCTTCTTATCAGCGTCCAAATCCGAAGGCATTTAAGATCGAATCCAAATCAGCTGGTTTGTACATCAACTCCATCCTGGCTTCTCAGGAAGCTAAGTCACTGGGCTATGACGAGGCGCTGCTGCTGGATCTGGAAGGCTATGTAGCTGAAGGTCCGGGCGCTAATATCTTCTTCGAAAAAGATGGTAAGATCGTAACCCCACCTCCGGGTGCTATTCTGCCTGGTATTACCCGTGCTACAGTGATTGAACTGTGCCAGGAGCTGAATATTCCATTAGAACAAAGACTGTTCACTACTGAGGAGCTGAAAACTGCTGATTGCGCATTCTTCTGCGGTACAGCTGCTGAGGTGATCGGTATTGAGTCTCTGGATGGCCAGACCTTTGCTAAACCATGGGCTACATCTCTGGGTAAATTGCTGCAACAGGCTTATAAGGCAAGAGTACTGGAGAAGGAATTTGATCGTTCTTCAGTGAAGGTAGCGTAA
- the ilvD gene encoding dihydroxy-acid dehydratase encodes MELNKYSKTLTQDPTQPATQAQLYGIGLTDEDLKKAQVGIASMGYDGNTCNMHLNELAQEVKKGVWANDLVGLTFHTIGVSDGMTNGTPGMRYSLVSRDVIADSIETVVGGQYYDGLITVPGCDKNMPGSLMAMGRLNRPAIMVYGGSTSPGHYKGKDLNIISAFEALGQKMAGNLDDVDYKGIIMNSCPGAGACGGMYTANTMSSAIEAMGMSLPYSSSTPAQSEAKREECRTAGKYIRLLLEKDIKPRDIMTLQAFENAAVVIMAMGGSTNAVLHMIAIAKSVGVKFTIDDFQRISDSTPLIADLKPSGKYLMEDLHKIGGVPLVMKYLLKAGLLHGDCMTVTGKTIAENLESVPDLDFESQDIIVPVEKPLKASGHIQILYGNLAELGSVAKITGKEGEFFRGPARTFDGEYELIAGITSGRVKSGDVVVIRNVGPKGAPGMPEMLKPTSAIMGVGLGKSVALITDGRFSGGTHGFVVGHITPEAVEGGLIGLVEDNDIIEIDAKHNTIKLEVSEEEIAARRAKWVKPALKVNSGVLYKYAKLVSNATEGCVTDEA; translated from the coding sequence ATGGAATTGAACAAGTACAGCAAAACGCTCACTCAGGACCCTACACAGCCTGCCACCCAGGCACAGTTGTATGGTATTGGCTTAACAGATGAGGACCTGAAGAAAGCGCAGGTGGGCATTGCCAGCATGGGATATGATGGCAACACCTGTAATATGCACCTGAATGAACTGGCACAAGAGGTCAAGAAAGGGGTCTGGGCGAATGATCTGGTCGGATTAACCTTCCATACCATAGGCGTCAGCGATGGTATGACCAATGGTACTCCAGGTATGCGCTATTCGCTTGTCAGCCGTGACGTGATTGCTGATTCCATCGAAACTGTTGTGGGTGGCCAATATTATGATGGCCTCATCACTGTACCTGGCTGTGATAAAAATATGCCAGGCTCCCTGATGGCAATGGGTCGCTTAAACCGCCCTGCTATCATGGTTTATGGTGGTTCTACCTCTCCTGGTCATTATAAAGGAAAGGACCTGAACATCATCTCCGCTTTTGAGGCACTTGGCCAGAAAATGGCGGGTAACCTGGACGATGTGGATTATAAAGGTATCATTATGAATTCCTGCCCTGGCGCTGGTGCCTGCGGTGGTATGTATACCGCTAATACGATGAGCTCCGCTATCGAAGCCATGGGTATGAGCCTTCCATATAGTTCTTCTACTCCTGCCCAGAGCGAAGCAAAAAGAGAAGAATGTAGAACAGCAGGTAAATATATCCGCCTGTTGCTCGAAAAAGATATTAAGCCAAGAGACATTATGACCCTCCAGGCTTTTGAAAATGCTGCTGTCGTAATTATGGCCATGGGTGGTAGCACCAATGCTGTGCTGCACATGATCGCCATTGCAAAATCAGTAGGCGTGAAGTTTACCATTGATGATTTTCAGCGTATCAGCGACAGCACGCCGCTGATTGCCGACCTGAAACCAAGTGGTAAATACCTGATGGAAGACCTGCACAAGATTGGGGGTGTTCCATTGGTAATGAAATACCTGCTGAAAGCGGGCTTGCTCCATGGTGATTGTATGACCGTGACCGGCAAAACGATTGCAGAAAACCTGGAAAGTGTGCCGGATCTGGATTTCGAAAGCCAGGACATCATCGTTCCGGTAGAGAAGCCACTGAAAGCATCAGGTCACATCCAGATCCTGTATGGTAACCTGGCCGAACTGGGTTCTGTGGCAAAGATCACTGGTAAGGAAGGTGAATTCTTCCGTGGTCCTGCAAGGACCTTTGACGGAGAATATGAACTGATTGCTGGCATCACCAGTGGCCGTGTAAAGAGCGGTGATGTAGTGGTGATCCGCAACGTAGGTCCGAAAGGTGCACCGGGTATGCCTGAGATGCTGAAACCAACCTCCGCCATCATGGGTGTGGGTCTGGGTAAGAGCGTGGCACTGATCACTGATGGCCGTTTCTCTGGTGGTACCCACGGTTTCGTGGTAGGTCACATCACCCCTGAAGCGGTAGAAGGTGGTTTGATCGGCCTGGTTGAAGACAATGATATTATAGAAATTGACGCAAAACATAACACCATTAAGCTGGAAGTAAGCGAGGAAGAAATCGCTGCACGCCGCGCCAAATGGGTAAAACCTGCCCTGAAGGTAAATAGTGGAGTATTATATAAATACGCAAAACTCGTTTCAAATGCAACAGAAGGATGTGTTACCGATGAAGCCTGA
- the ilvB gene encoding biosynthetic-type acetolactate synthase large subunit, whose amino-acid sequence MQQKDVLPMKPEPAKQPAVATAEKLHITGSEAVIRSLIAEDVKTIFGYPGGAIMPIYDALYDFQDEVHHILVRHEQGATHAAQGYARTSGKTGVVFATSGPGATNLVTGLADAYMDSTPMVCITGQVAAHLLGTDAFQETDVIGITIPITKWNIQVTRAEDIPGAIAKAFYIAASGRPGPVLVDITKNAQVAKFDFEYSKCEYIRSYHPVPKLNNEAVKYAAALVNEAKRPYILCGHGVLLAGAEKELIALAEKAGIPIASTLLGLSAVPVDHPNYVGFLGMHGNYAPNIKTDECDVVIAVGMRFDDRVTGDVTKYVKQAKVIHIEIDAAEINKIITAEVGIHADAKTALQALLPLVKEAKHDEWIAGFREADKQEEVKVNRGELYPTEGQLKMAEVVRLISERTEGKAVLVTDVGQHQMIASRYYRFKDPNTNITSGGMGTMGFALPAAMGAKMGTPEKEVVAVIGDGCFQMTLQELGTIYQSQIGVKIVILNNNFLGMVRQWQQLFHDKRYSSTEMTNPDFVQIAKGFYIPGKKVTDRADIVAAIDEMISHDGAYLLEVIVEKEDNVFPMIPAGAPIANIRLE is encoded by the coding sequence ATGCAACAGAAGGATGTGTTACCGATGAAGCCTGAGCCGGCTAAACAGCCAGCAGTGGCTACTGCGGAAAAACTACATATTACAGGTTCCGAAGCCGTAATCCGCTCACTGATTGCAGAAGATGTGAAAACCATTTTCGGCTATCCAGGTGGGGCCATTATGCCAATTTATGATGCCCTTTACGATTTTCAGGATGAGGTTCATCACATATTAGTACGCCACGAACAGGGCGCTACCCATGCTGCGCAGGGCTATGCCCGTACCTCCGGTAAAACAGGGGTGGTATTTGCCACTTCAGGTCCGGGTGCTACCAACCTGGTAACCGGCCTGGCAGATGCTTATATGGATTCTACTCCAATGGTATGTATCACTGGCCAGGTGGCTGCTCACCTGTTGGGTACCGATGCTTTCCAGGAAACTGACGTGATCGGGATTACCATTCCTATTACTAAATGGAATATCCAGGTAACCCGTGCGGAAGATATTCCGGGGGCTATTGCAAAAGCATTTTACATTGCAGCCAGCGGTCGTCCGGGCCCGGTACTGGTAGATATTACCAAGAATGCACAGGTAGCTAAGTTCGATTTTGAATATAGCAAATGTGAATATATCCGCAGTTATCACCCTGTTCCAAAGCTGAACAACGAAGCGGTGAAATATGCAGCTGCCCTGGTCAACGAAGCTAAGAGACCTTATATCCTTTGTGGACATGGGGTACTGCTGGCTGGCGCTGAAAAAGAGCTGATAGCCCTGGCAGAAAAAGCAGGTATTCCTATCGCTTCTACACTTTTAGGTCTTTCTGCTGTTCCGGTAGATCATCCTAATTATGTAGGCTTCCTGGGTATGCATGGCAACTATGCACCTAACATCAAGACCGATGAATGTGATGTTGTCATTGCTGTAGGTATGCGCTTTGACGACCGTGTAACCGGTGATGTGACTAAATATGTAAAACAAGCGAAGGTTATCCACATCGAAATCGATGCTGCTGAGATCAACAAGATCATCACTGCAGAAGTAGGTATACATGCGGATGCTAAAACTGCGCTGCAGGCCCTGTTGCCACTGGTGAAAGAAGCAAAACACGACGAGTGGATTGCTGGTTTCAGAGAGGCTGATAAGCAGGAAGAAGTGAAAGTAAACCGCGGTGAACTGTATCCAACCGAAGGCCAGTTGAAAATGGCGGAAGTAGTACGCCTCATTTCTGAGCGTACCGAAGGTAAAGCAGTACTGGTTACAGACGTAGGTCAGCACCAGATGATTGCTTCCCGTTACTATCGCTTCAAGGATCCGAATACCAATATCACCAGTGGTGGTATGGGTACCATGGGCTTTGCACTGCCAGCAGCAATGGGTGCCAAGATGGGTACGCCGGAGAAAGAGGTGGTAGCTGTGATCGGGGATGGTTGTTTCCAGATGACCTTACAGGAATTAGGTACGATTTACCAGTCACAGATTGGTGTGAAGATCGTGATCCTGAACAATAACTTCCTGGGTATGGTGCGTCAGTGGCAGCAATTGTTCCATGACAAGCGTTATTCTTCTACCGAAATGACGAACCCTGACTTCGTGCAGATCGCTAAAGGGTTTTACATTCCGGGCAAGAAGGTAACTGACCGTGCGGATATTGTGGCAGCGATTGATGAAATGATCAGCCATGATGGCGCTTACCTGTTGGAGGTAATCGTAGAGAAGGAAGACAACGTATTCCCGATGATACCAGCCGGTGCGCCAATTGCAAATATCAGGCTCGAGTAG
- the ilvN gene encoding acetolactate synthase small subunit → MQKEYTITVYTEDRIGITNRITVIFTRRRINITSLTTAPTEIEGVYKFIITVLAERSLLDKVIGQIERLVEIHRAFVHEEDEVVYQELALYKISTKALKNGSIEKLIRENAARILTITDEYFVLEKTGHQEELIALQAELAPYGLIEYTKSGRVAIVKWSRRFHDHLKDLSEQEADDLAEVDYTHGQPGSHQEESI, encoded by the coding sequence ATGCAAAAAGAATATACAATAACGGTATATACAGAAGACAGGATCGGTATCACGAACCGTATCACTGTTATCTTTACACGCCGTCGTATCAATATCACCAGCCTCACTACCGCACCGACGGAGATTGAAGGTGTTTATAAGTTTATCATCACTGTACTGGCGGAAAGATCACTGCTGGATAAGGTAATAGGTCAGATTGAGCGCCTGGTGGAAATTCATCGTGCGTTTGTACACGAAGAGGACGAAGTGGTGTACCAGGAACTGGCACTGTACAAGATATCGACAAAAGCATTGAAGAACGGCAGTATTGAAAAGCTGATCCGTGAAAATGCAGCAAGAATTCTGACAATTACAGACGAATACTTTGTATTGGAGAAAACTGGTCACCAGGAGGAGCTGATAGCGCTGCAGGCGGAATTGGCACCTTATGGATTGATAGAGTATACCAAAAGCGGTCGCGTAGCGATCGTGAAATGGAGTCGTCGCTTCCACGACCATCTGAAAGATTTGTCCGAACAGGAGGCAGATGATCTGGCGGAAGTGGATTATACTCACGGGCAGCCAGGTTCCCATCAGGAAGAGAGTATCTAA